The following proteins come from a genomic window of Gadus morhua chromosome 11, gadMor3.0, whole genome shotgun sequence:
- the snrnp200 gene encoding U5 small nuclear ribonucleoprotein 200 kDa helicase: MADVTARSLQYEYKANSNLVLQADRSLIDRTRRDEPTGEVLSLVGKLEGTKMGDKSQRTKPQMLEERRAKRRKRDEDRHDINKMKGFTLLSEGIDEMVGIVYKPKTKETRETYEVLLSFIQAALGDQPRDILCGAADEVLAVLKNEKMRDKERRREVEQLLGPADDTRYHVLVNLGKKISDYGGDKELQNMDDNIDETYGVNVQFESDEEEGDEDQFGEVRDEHSDEDSEGEEANVGCSLSANLVSGDMMTAKKKDLHPRDIDAFWLQRQLSRFYDDAIVSQKKADEVLDILKTASDDRECENQLVLLLGFNTFDFIKILRQHRRMIQYCTMLASAQSEPEKERITGKMEADQELSKILYQLQETEKEDIIREERSRRERVRKSRVDDLESMDVDHGESMTPRQLLDLEDLAFTQGSHFMANKRCQLPDGSFRKQRKGYEEVHVPALKPKPFADDEVLLGIDKLPKYAQAGFEGFKTLNRIQSKLFKTSMETDENLLVCAPTGAGKTNVALMAMLREIGKHINLDGTINVDDFKIIYIAPMRSLVQEMVGSFSKRLASYGITVSELTGDHQLCKEEINATQIIVCTPEKWDIITRKGGERTYTQLVRLIIIDEIHLLHDDRGPVLESLVARTIRNVELTQEDVRLIGLSATLPNYEDVATCLRVDPAKGLFYFDNSFRPVPLEQTYVGITEKKAIKRFQIMNEIVYEKIMEHAGKNQVLVFVHSRKETGKTARAIRDMCLEKDTLGLFLREGSASTEVLRTEAEQCKNLELKDLLPYGFAIHHAGMTRVDRTLTEDLFADKHIQVLVSTATLAWGVNLPAHTVIIKGTQVYSPEKGRWTELGALDILQMLGRAGRPQYDTKGEGILITSHGELQYYLSLLNQQLPIESQMVAKLADMLNAEIVLGNVQNVKDAVNWLGYTYLYVRMLRNPTLYGVSHDDRSADPLLERRRMDLIHTAANVLDKNSLVKYDKRSGNFQVTDLGRIASHFYITHDSIQTYNQLLKPTLSEIELFRVFSLSSEFRNITVREEEKLELQKLLERVPIPVKESIEEPSAKINVLLQAYISQLKLEGFALMADMVYVTQSAGRLMRAIFEIVLSRGWAQLTDKTMNLCKMIDKRMWQSMSPLRQFRKLPEEVIKKIEKKNFPFERLYDLNHNEIGELIRMPKMGKTIHKYVHQFPKLDLAVHLQPITRSTLKVELTITPDFQWDDKIHGSSEAFWILVEDVDSEVILHHEYFLLKAKYAQDEHLVTFFVPVFEPLPPQYFIRVASDHWLSCETQLPVSFRHLILPEKYPPPTELLDLQPLPVTALRNSAFETLYQNKFPFFNPIQTQVFNAVYNSDDNVFVGAPTGSGKTICAEFAILRMLLHNAEGRCVYITPMEALAEQVFLDWHQKFMDLLNKKVVLLTGETSTDLKLLGKGDIIVSTPDKWDILSRRWKQRKNVQNVSLFIVDETHLIGGENGPVLEVICSRMRYISSQIERPIRIVALSSSLSNAKDVAHWLGCSTTATFNFHPNVRPVPLELHIQGFNVSHTQTRLLSMAKPVYHSIMKHSPTKPALVFVPSRRQTRLTAIDILTFCAADVVPQRFLHCTEKDLAPFLEKINDATLKETLANGVGYLHEGLSTGERRIVEQLFNSGAVQVVVASRSLCWGTNIAAHLVVVMDTQYYNGKIHAYVDYPIYDVLQMVGKANRPLQDDEGRCVIMCQGSKKDFFKKFLYEPLPVESHLDHCLHDHFNAEIVTKTVENKQDAVDYLTWTFLYRRMTQNPNYYNLQGMSHRHLSDHLSELVENTLHDLEQSKCISIEDEVDVAPLNLGMIAAYYYINYTTIELFSMSLNAKTKIRGLIEIISNAAEYNNIPIRHHEDTLLRQLAQKVPHKLNNPKFNDPHVKTNLLLQAHLSRMQLSAELQSDTEDILSKAVRLIQACVDVLSSNGWLSPALAAMELAQMVTQAMWSKDSYLKQLPYFTSEHIKRCTDKGVESIFDIMEMEDVDRSGLLQLSDPQMADVARFCNRYPNIELSYEVVEKENIKSGGPVLVLVQLEREEEVTGPVIAPLFPQKREEGWWVVIGDPKSNSLISIKRLTLQQKAKVKLDFVSPVMGVHNYTLYFMSDAYMGCDQEYKFSVDVKEADSEGDSDSD; this comes from the exons ATGGCGGATGTAACCGCACGTAGCCTGCAGTATGAGTACAAAGCG AACTCCAACTTGGTGTTGCAAGCGGATCGCTCGCTGATAGACCGGACCCGGCGAGATGAACCCACCGGAGAGGTTCTCTCCCTGGTGGGGAAGCTGGAGGGCACCAAGATGGGAGACAAGTCGCAAAGGACCAAGCCTCAAATGCTGGAAGAGAGGCGTGCAAA GAGGCGAAAGAGAGACGAGGACAGACACGACATCAACAAAATGAAGGGCTTCACCCTCCTCTCTGAGGGCATTGATGAGATGGTGGGCATCGTGTACAAGCCTAAAACCAAAGAAACCAGAGAGACGTACGAGGTCCTGCTCAGCTTCATCCAGGCTGCGCTTGGCGACCAG CCACGTGACATTCTGTGCGGAGCGGCCGACGAAGTCCTGGCGGTGCTGAAGAACGAGAAGATGCGGGACAAGGAGAGGCGCCGGGAGGTGGAGCAGCTTCTGGGGCCGGCCGACGACACGCGCTACCACGTGCTGGTCAACCTGGGCAAGAAGATCTCCGACTACGGGGGCGACAAGGAGCTGCAGAACATGG ATGACAACATCGACGAGACGTACGGCGTGAACGTCCAGTTTGAGTCCGACGAGGAG GAAGGGGATGAGGACCAGTTCGGGGAGGTGCGTGACGAGCACTCGGACGAGGACAGCGAAGGAGAGGAGGCCAACGTGGGCTGCTCGCTCTCTGCCAAC CTCGTCTCCGGCGACATGATGACGGCCAAGAAGAAGGACCTGCATCCTCGCGACATCGACGCCTTCTGGCTCCAGCGGCAGCTCAGCCGCTTCTACGACGACGCCATCGTCTCCCAAAAGAAAGCGGACGAAGTCCTGGACATCCTCAAG ACCGCCAGCGACGACAGGGAGTGCGAGAACCAGCTGGTGCTCCTGTTGGGTTTCAACACGTTTGACTTCATCAAGATCCTCAGGCAGCATCGCCGCATGA TCCAGTACTGCACCATGCTGGCGAGCGCCCAGAGCGAGCCGGAGAAGGAGCGCATCACAGGGAAGATGGAGGCGGACCAGGAGCTGTCCAAGATCCTGTACCAGCTGCAGGAGACCGAGAAGGAGGACATCATTCGG gaggaGAGATCTCGCCGCGAGAGGGTCAGAAAGTCCCGGGTGGACGATTTGGAATCCATGGACGTTGACCACGGAGAA TCGATGACTCCCCGGCAGCTGTTGGATCTAGAGGATCTGGCCTTCACCCAGGGCAGCCACTTCATGGCCAACAAAAGGTGCCAGCTGCCAGACGGCTCCTTCCGCAAGCAGCGCAAGGGCTACGAAGAGGTCCACGTGCCCGCCCTCAAGCCTAAGCCCTTTGCGGACGACGAG GTGCTTCTCGGCATTGACAAGCTGCCGAAGTACGCCCAGGCCGGGTTTGAAGGGTTCAAGACGCTGAACCGCATCCAGAGCAAGCTGTTCAAGACCTCCATGGAGACGGACGAGAACCTGCTGGTCTGCGCCCCCACT GGTGCGGGTAAAACCAACGTGGCTCTGATGGCCATGCTCAGGGAGATTGGAAAGCACATCAACCTGGATGGGACCATCAACGTGGACGACTTCAAGATCATCTACATCGCTCCCATGCGCTCCCTGGTACAGGAGATGGTGGGAAGCTTCAGCAAG CGCTTGGCCAGCTACGGCATCACGGTCTCTGAGCTGACCGGAGACCACCAGCTGTGCAAGGAGGAGATCAACGCCACGCAGATCATCGTCTGCACCCCGGAGAAGTGGGACATCATCACGCGCAAGGGGGGCGAGCGCACCTACACCCAGCTCGTGCGCCTCATCATCATc GACGAGATCCACCTGCTGCACGACGACCGAGGCCCGGTGCTAGAGTCCCTGGTGGCCCGCACCATCCGCAACGTGGAGCTGACCCAGGAGGACGTGCGTCTGATCGGCCTCAGCGCCACGCTGCCCAACTACGAGGACGTGGCCACCTGCCTGCGCGTGGACCCCGCGAAGGGCCTCTTCTACTTCGACAACAG CTTCCGCCCCGTGCCCCTGGAGCAGACCTACGTGGGCATCACGGAGAAGAAGGCCATCAAGCGCTTCCAGATCATGAATGAGATCGTCTACGAGAAGATCATGGAGCACGCCGGGAAGAACCAG GTGCTGGTGTTCGTCCACTCCCGCAAGGAGACGGGCAAGACGGCCAGGGCCATCAGGGACATGTGTCTGGAGAAGGACACCCTGGGGCTGTTCCTCAGGGAGGGCTCCGCCTCCACCGAGGTGCTGAGGACTGAGGCCGAGCAGTGCAAG AACCTGGAGCTGAAGGACCTGCTGCCCTACGGCTTCGCCATCCACCACGCCGGGATGACCCGCGTGGACCGTACCCTGACGGAGGACCTGTTCGCCGACAAGCACATCCAGGTGCTGGTGTCCACGGCCACGCTGGCCTGGGGTGTCAACCTGCCCGCCCACACCGTCATCATCAAGGGCACGCAAGTGTACAGCCCGGAGAAGGGCCGTTGGACGGAGCTGGGGGCCCTGGACATCCTGCAG ATGCTGGGTCGTGCCGGCCGCCCCCAGTACGACACCAAGGGGGAGGGCATCCTGATCACGTCCCACGGCGAGCTCCAGTACTACCTGTCCCTGCTCAACCAGCAGCTGCCCATCGAGAGCCAGATGGTGGCCAAGCTGGCCGACATGCTCAACGCCGAGATCGTGCTGGGCAACGTGCAGAACGTCAAG gaCGCGGTCAACTGGCTGGGCTACACCTACCTGTACGTGCGCATGCTGCGCAACCCCACGCTGTACGGCGTCTCCCACGACGACCGCAGCGCCGACCCCCTGCTGGAGCGCCGCCGCATGGACCTGATCCACACCGCCGCCAACGTGCTGGACAAGAACAGCCTGGTCAAGTACGACAAGCGCTCCGGGAACTTCCAG GTGACGGACCTGGGCCGCATCGCCAGCCACTTCTACATCACCCACGACTCCATCCAGACCTACAACCAGCTGCTGAAGCCCACGCTCAGCGAGATCGAGCTCTTCCGCGTCTTCTCCCTGTCCTCCGAGTTCAGGAACATCACCGTGAGAGAG GAGGAGAAGTTGGAGCTCCAGAAGCTTCTGGAAAGGGTTCCCATTCCAGTCAAGGAGAGCATTGAAGAACCCAGCGCAAAG ATCAACGTCCTGCTGCAGGCCTACATCTCCCAGCTCAAACTGGAGGGCTTCGCCCTCATGGCCGACATGGTGTACGTCACCCAG AGCGCTGGACGACTGATGCGCGCCATCTTTGAGATCGTGTTGAGCCGGGGCTGGGCGCAGCTCACGGACAAGACCATGAACCTCTGCAAGATGATCGACAAGAGGAT GTGGCAGTCCATGTCCCCGCTGCGTCAGTTCAGGAAGCTGCCGgaggaagtgatcaaaaagatCGAGAAGAAGAACTTCCCCTTCGAGCGCCTCTACGACCTGAACCACAACGAGATCG gTGAGCTGATCCGCATGCCCAAGATGGGGAAGACCATCCACAAGTACGTCCACCAGTTCCCCAAGCTGGACCTGGCCGTCCACCTGCAGCCCATCACACGCTCCACCCTCAAAGTGGAGCTCACCATCACCCCTGACTTCCAGTGGGACGACAAG ATCCACGGCTCCTCCGAGGCCTTCTGGATCCTGGTGGAGGACGTGGACAGCGAGGTCATCCTCCACCACGAGTACTTCCTGCTCAAGGCCAAGTACGCCCAGGACGAGCACCTGGTCACCTTCTTCGTGCCCGTGTTCGAGCCGCTGCCGCCGCAGTACTTCATCCGCGTGGCCTCGGACCACTGGCTCT cctgtgagACCCAGCTCCCGGTGTCGTTCCGTCACCTGATCCTCCCGGAGAAGTACCCCCCACCCACGGAGCTGCTGGACCTGCAGCCGCTGCCCGTCACGGCCCTCAGGAACTCCGCCTTCGAGACCCTGTACCAGAACAAGTTCCCCTTCTTCAACCCCATCCAGACCCAGG TGTTCAACGCTGTGTACAACAGCGACGACAACGTGTTTGTGGGCGCCCCCACCGGCAGTGGGAAGACCATCTGCGCCGAGTTCGCCATTCTGAGGATGCTGCTGCACAACGCCGAGGGTCGCTGTGTGTACATCACCCCCATGGAGGCCCTGGCCGAGCAG GTGTTCCTGGACTGGCACCAGAAGTTCATGGACCTCCTGAACAAGAAGGTGGTGCTGCTGACCGGCGAGACCAGCACCGACCTGAAGCTCCTGGGGAAGGGCGACATCATCGTCAGCACCCCCGACAAGTGGGACATCCTGTCCCGGCGCTGGAAGCAGAGGAAGAACGTCCAGAACGTCAGCCTCTTCATCGTGGACGAGACGCACCTGATTGGAGGAGAGAACGGG cCCGTGTTGGAGGTCATCTGCTCCAGGATGCGCTACATCTCCTCCCAGATCGAGCGGCCCATCCGCATCGTggccctcagctcctccctgtCCAACGCCAAGGACGTGGCCCACTGGCTGGGCTGCAGCACCACGGCCACCTTCAACTTCCACCCCAACGTCAGACCCGTACCCCTGGAGCTTCACATTCAG GGCTTCAACGTGAGCCACACCCAGACGCGCCTGCTGTCCATGGCCAAGCCGGTGTACCACTCCATCATGAAGCACTCCCCGACCAAGCCGGCGCTGGTCTTCGTGCCGTCCCGCCGGCAGACGCGCCTCACCGCCATCGACATCCTGACCTTCTGCGCGGCCGACGTCGTCCCACAGAG GTTCCTGCACTGCACGGAGAAGGACCTGGCGCCCTTCCTGGAGAAGATCAACGACGCCACCCTGAAGGAGACGCTGGCCAACGGCGTGGGCTACCTGCACGAGGGCCTGTCCACCGGCGAGCGGCGCATCGTGGAGCAGCTCTTCAACTCTG GTGCGGTCCAGGTGGTGGTGGCATCCCGCTCGCTCTGCTGGGGCACCAACATCGCCGCCCACCTGGTCGTCGTCATGGATACCCAGTACTACAACGGCAAGATCCACGC atacGTGGACTACCCCATCTACGACGTCCTCCAGATGGTGGGCAAGGCCAACCGGCCGCTGCAGGACGACGAGGGCCGCTGTGTCATCATGTGCCAGGGCTCCAAGAAGGACTTCTTCAAGAAGTTCCTGTACGAGCCGCTGCCGGTGGAGTCCCACCTGGACCACTGCCTCCACGACCACTTCAACGCCGAGATCGTCACCAAGACGGTGGAGAACAAGCAGGACGCCGTGGACTACCTGACCTGGACGTTCCTCTACCGCCGCATGACCCAGAACCCCAACTACTACAACCTGCAAG GCATGTCCCATCGCCACCTGTCGGACCACCTGTCTGAGCTTGTGGAGAACACCCTCCACGACCTGGAGCAGTCCAAGTGCATCAGCATCGAGGACGAGGTCGACGTGGCGCCGCTCAATCTGGGCATGATCGCCGCCTACTACTACATCAACTACACCACCATCG AGTTGTTCAGCATGTCCCTGAACGCCAAGACGAAGATCCGCGGGCTGATCGAGATCATCTCCAACGCCGCCGAGTACAACAACATTCCCATCAGGCACCACGAGGACACTCTGCTGCGCCAG CTGGCCCAGAAGGTGCCCCACAAACTAAACAACCCCAAGTTCAACGACCCCCACGTCAAGACCAACCTGCTGCTGCAGGCCCATCTGTCCAGGATGCAGCTCAGCGCAGAGCTGCAGTCCGACACCGAGGACATCCTGAGCAAG GCGGTGCGTCTGATCCAGGCCTGCGTGGACGTGCTGTCCAGTAACGGCTGGCTGAGCCCCGCCCTGGCAGCCATGGAGCTGGCCCAGATGGTCACCCAGGCCATGTGGTCCAAGGACTCGTACCTCAAGCAGCTGCCCTACTTCACCTCCGAGCACATCAAGAGATGCACCGACAAG GGCGTGGAGAGCATCTTCGACATCATGGAGATGGAGGACGTGGACCGCAGCGGCCTGCTGCAGCTCTCAGACCCCCAGATGGCCGACGTGGCCCGCTTCTGCAACCGCTACCCCAACATCGAGCTGTCCTacgaggtggtggagaaggagaacaTCAAGAG CGGTGGACCAGTTCTTGTCCTGGTTcagctggagagggaggaggaggtcactGGACCTGTCATCGCGCCGCTCTTCCCCCAG AAACGCGAGGAGGGCTGGTGGGTGGTGATCGGAGACCCCAAGTCCAACAGTCTCATCTCCATCAAGAGGCTCACGCTCCAGCAGAAAGCAAAG GTCAAGCTGGACTTTGTCTCGCCGGTGATGGGCGTCCACAACTACACGCTGTACTTCATGAGCGACGCCTACATGGGCTGTGACCAGGAGTATAAGTTCAGCGTGGACGTGAAGGAGGCGGACAGCGAGGGAGACAGCGACTCTGACTAG